A genomic segment from bacterium encodes:
- a CDS encoding DinB family protein encodes MPDLKELARFLYGDGFWYADPLKEIEGLSADQLYWVPDENSLPVIWQVGHIAHRESYHISRFLMGEKDQVIPPRYEVFGVEWCPSEHLRKWVEPLEDVFEWVKDVRRKSHQYIDSLTSSDFHNVPASSEDKLSIAHWLFITACHTALHIGRIQALRAMIEGAKERAC; translated from the coding sequence ATGCCCGATTTGAAAGAACTCGCTCGCTTCCTTTACGGAGACGGGTTCTGGTACGCCGACCCCTTGAAGGAGATTGAAGGGTTGTCTGCGGATCAGCTGTACTGGGTTCCCGACGAGAACAGTCTGCCTGTTATATGGCAGGTCGGACACATAGCACACCGTGAGAGTTATCATATTTCAAGGTTTCTTATGGGCGAAAAGGATCAAGTCATTCCGCCAAGATACGAGGTTTTTGGTGTTGAATGGTGTCCTTCCGAACACCTTCGCAAGTGGGTTGAACCTCTGGAGGATGTCTTTGAATGGGTCAAGGATGTTCGCCGGAAATCGCACCAATATATCGATTCGCTTACCTCGTCGGATTTCCACAACGTCCCTGCAAGCTCTGAGGATAAGCTTTCAATAGCGCACTGGCTCTTTATAACAGCCTGCCACACCGCCCTTCACATAGGCAGAATCCAGGCGCTCCGGGCGATGATTGAAGGCGCAAAAGAACGCGCCTGCTAG
- a CDS encoding class I SAM-dependent methyltransferase, whose amino-acid sequence MDEETSQQLERIRKAYDTTVEQYKRGIDPMAALPLEFRTSPDFKEFLGNARGCGSANPDIKDYLSPQAGMRFLDAGCSANLASYGFDKWPSVYYGVDISPALIEAMRKYAHDKGVSVGGLFLADVSSMPFDNDFFDIAMMIGVLEYCSLPYVKDALGELSRILRPNSRLALDIPNPEHKHYSLMVRLEEYLGRPHIGFSRKSFEETAREFFKTERVDDSRVMIKYFVKSIKK is encoded by the coding sequence AGCTCGAACGGATTCGCAAAGCCTACGACACGACTGTCGAACAGTATAAGCGGGGAATTGATCCAATGGCAGCTCTTCCTCTGGAGTTCAGGACTTCTCCGGATTTCAAGGAATTCCTGGGAAACGCCAGAGGATGCGGCAGCGCAAACCCGGATATAAAGGATTACCTCTCGCCTCAAGCCGGAATGCGCTTTCTGGATGCCGGCTGCTCGGCTAATCTTGCAAGCTATGGATTCGATAAGTGGCCTTCTGTGTATTATGGCGTTGATATAAGCCCGGCTCTTATCGAAGCTATGCGGAAGTACGCTCACGATAAGGGCGTCTCCGTGGGCGGTCTGTTTTTGGCCGATGTCTCTTCGATGCCGTTTGACAATGATTTCTTTGATATCGCGATGATGATTGGCGTCCTTGAGTACTGTTCATTGCCTTACGTCAAGGACGCCCTTGGGGAGCTTTCAAGGATTCTCAGGCCTAATTCGAGATTAGCGCTCGATATTCCCAATCCGGAACATAAGCATTATTCTTTGATGGTCAGACTCGAGGAGTATCTTGGAAGACCCCATATAGGTTTTTCAAGGAAGTCATTTGAAGAAACAGCAAGAGAGTTTTTCAAAACCGAACGCGTGGATGATTCGCGCGTGATGATTAAGTACTTCGTGAAATCCATAAAAAAGTAG